Proteins from a single region of Heterodontus francisci isolate sHetFra1 chromosome 29, sHetFra1.hap1, whole genome shotgun sequence:
- the LOC137346156 gene encoding uncharacterized protein isoform X1: MSNSQGNYQSVPMAIERWTTTSVFLLISIFLADNEAATSQIIQRPISVRVFQGDSVILNCTFRLEGLGTYSWRRDNSVIDFESPKYKKRVIKADYNAFKLRRDASIQINNMTECDSGIYYCEIDIMGKQKLVGNGSSVIVQHSCDKPNRSSLQFEWLWIAVAGGVTLLVTLPLLVVIIVLAQRNKAYALLVRECSSFDSAKEPELSNRNKAQNHATHQHEDAYLHCHVNEPKAKKKRPLPARRNMQ, from the exons TCTGTACCAATGGCGATAGAACGGTGGACAACAACCTCTGTTTTCCTTCTGATTTCAATCTTTCTAGCGG ATAACGAGGCTGCTACTTCCCAAATAATACAAAGGCCCATTTCAGTTCGTGTGTTCCAAGGTGATAGTGTGATTTTGAATTGCACCTTTCGTTTGGAAGGATTGGGCACCTACAGCTGGAGAAGAGATAATAGTGTCATAGACTTTGAATCTCCGAAATACAAGAAAAGAGTAATAAAAGCCGACTATAATGCGTTCAAATTGAGACGAGATGCATCCATCCAAATTAATAATATGACAGAATGCGACTCTGGCATATATTACTGCGAGATTGATATAATGGGCAAGCAGAAGCTTGTCGGTAATGGAAGCTCGGTTATCGTACAGC ATTCTTGTGACAAACCAAACCGTTCAAGTCTTCAGTTTGAGTGGTTGTGGATTGCAGTAGCAGGTGGTGTCACGTTGCTGGTTACTCTGCCACTCCTTGTTGTGATAATAGTCCTTGCTCAAAGAAACAAAG CTTATGCGTTGCTTGTCAG AGAATGTTCTTCTTTCGATTCTGCAAAAGAACCAG AGTTGTCAAACAGAAACAAAGCGCAAAATCATGCCACACACCAG CATGAAGATGCTTACCTTCACTGTCACGTTAATGAACCCAAGGCCAAGAAAAAACGTCCACTACCGGCAAGAAGGAACATGCAGTAG
- the LOC137346156 gene encoding natural cytotoxicity triggering receptor 3-like isoform X2, with amino-acid sequence MAIERWTTTSVFLLISIFLADNEAATSQIIQRPISVRVFQGDSVILNCTFRLEGLGTYSWRRDNSVIDFESPKYKKRVIKADYNAFKLRRDASIQINNMTECDSGIYYCEIDIMGKQKLVGNGSSVIVQHSCDKPNRSSLQFEWLWIAVAGGVTLLVTLPLLVVIIVLAQRNKAYALLVRECSSFDSAKEPELSNRNKAQNHATHQHEDAYLHCHVNEPKAKKKRPLPARRNMQ; translated from the exons ATGGCGATAGAACGGTGGACAACAACCTCTGTTTTCCTTCTGATTTCAATCTTTCTAGCGG ATAACGAGGCTGCTACTTCCCAAATAATACAAAGGCCCATTTCAGTTCGTGTGTTCCAAGGTGATAGTGTGATTTTGAATTGCACCTTTCGTTTGGAAGGATTGGGCACCTACAGCTGGAGAAGAGATAATAGTGTCATAGACTTTGAATCTCCGAAATACAAGAAAAGAGTAATAAAAGCCGACTATAATGCGTTCAAATTGAGACGAGATGCATCCATCCAAATTAATAATATGACAGAATGCGACTCTGGCATATATTACTGCGAGATTGATATAATGGGCAAGCAGAAGCTTGTCGGTAATGGAAGCTCGGTTATCGTACAGC ATTCTTGTGACAAACCAAACCGTTCAAGTCTTCAGTTTGAGTGGTTGTGGATTGCAGTAGCAGGTGGTGTCACGTTGCTGGTTACTCTGCCACTCCTTGTTGTGATAATAGTCCTTGCTCAAAGAAACAAAG CTTATGCGTTGCTTGTCAG AGAATGTTCTTCTTTCGATTCTGCAAAAGAACCAG AGTTGTCAAACAGAAACAAAGCGCAAAATCATGCCACACACCAG CATGAAGATGCTTACCTTCACTGTCACGTTAATGAACCCAAGGCCAAGAAAAAACGTCCACTACCGGCAAGAAGGAACATGCAGTAG